From Streptomyces sp. NBC_01460, a single genomic window includes:
- a CDS encoding aminotransferase class V-fold PLP-dependent enzyme gives MSVTTAAVDQSVCAPLPVLGADVTVPLVTGGDVTYAALDYAASAPALQRVWDDVAAYAPYYGSVHRGAGYLSQLSTDLFESSRVTVAEFLGCRADDQVVFTRSTTDSLNLLAAALPADCQVFVFETEHHASLLPWRDARVTYLDAPRTPDQAVATLERALAARDPHGPALVCVTGASNVTGELWPVRELAVAAHAHGARIVLDAAQLAPHHPVDIAALDVDWVAFSGHKLYAPFGSGVLAGRSDWLVAAEPYLAGGGASRKVARRTDGGVDVEWHTTAARHEAGSPNVIGVYSIAAACKALTEAGFDRLVAREQQLVTRVREGLAGVPEVKVLSLFGDDAPRVGVISFVVEGWNSSHFAAALSAEYGIGVRDGLFCAHPLVRTLLGSEPQDPGECGAPEAAPGERSLNAIRVSFGAGTPDEHIERFVGAVRELVSKGARWTYRTEEGRCVPDRGAAQV, from the coding sequence ATGTCTGTCACCACCGCTGCCGTCGACCAGTCGGTTTGTGCCCCGCTGCCGGTTCTGGGTGCCGATGTCACCGTTCCGCTCGTGACGGGCGGAGATGTCACCTACGCCGCCCTCGACTACGCGGCCAGCGCCCCGGCCCTCCAGCGGGTGTGGGACGACGTGGCCGCCTACGCCCCGTACTACGGCAGCGTGCACCGCGGTGCCGGCTACCTCTCGCAGCTCTCCACCGACCTGTTCGAGAGCAGCCGCGTGACCGTGGCGGAGTTCCTCGGCTGCCGCGCCGACGACCAGGTGGTCTTCACCCGCTCCACGACCGACTCCCTCAACCTGCTGGCCGCCGCGCTTCCCGCCGACTGCCAGGTGTTCGTGTTCGAGACCGAGCACCACGCCTCGCTGCTCCCCTGGCGCGACGCCCGGGTGACCTACCTCGACGCTCCGCGCACCCCTGACCAGGCGGTCGCCACGCTGGAGCGGGCGCTGGCCGCCCGTGACCCCCACGGGCCCGCGCTGGTCTGCGTCACGGGCGCCTCCAACGTCACCGGTGAGCTGTGGCCGGTGAGGGAACTGGCCGTCGCCGCCCACGCCCACGGCGCGAGGATCGTGCTCGACGCGGCGCAGCTGGCGCCGCATCACCCGGTGGACATCGCCGCGCTGGACGTCGACTGGGTCGCCTTCTCCGGCCACAAGCTGTACGCGCCCTTCGGCTCGGGCGTGCTCGCCGGCCGGTCCGACTGGCTGGTGGCCGCGGAGCCCTACCTCGCCGGCGGCGGAGCCTCCCGCAAGGTCGCCCGGCGCACCGACGGCGGCGTCGACGTCGAGTGGCACACCACCGCGGCACGGCACGAGGCCGGATCGCCCAACGTCATCGGCGTCTACTCCATCGCCGCGGCCTGCAAGGCCCTGACCGAGGCGGGCTTCGACCGGCTGGTCGCGCGGGAGCAGCAGCTCGTGACCCGGGTCCGCGAGGGCCTGGCCGGTGTCCCCGAGGTCAAGGTGCTCTCGCTGTTCGGCGACGACGCCCCGAGGGTCGGCGTCATCTCCTTCGTGGTCGAGGGATGGAACAGCTCGCACTTCGCCGCGGCGCTCTCCGCCGAGTACGGCATCGGGGTGCGCGACGGACTGTTCTGCGCCCACCCGCTGGTGCGGACCCTGCTGGGCAGCGAGCCGCAGGACCCGGGCGAGTGCGGCGCCCCGGAGGCCGCGCCGGGGGAGAGGTCCCTCAACGCCATCCGGGTGAGCTTCGGCGCGGGCACGCCGGACGAGCACATCGAGCGGTTCGTCGGGGCCGTCCGGGAGCTGGTGAGCAAGGGCGCCCGCTGGACCTACCGCACCGAGGAGGGCCGCTGTGTGCCCGACCGGGGCGCCGCGCAGGTCTGA
- the qcrB gene encoding cytochrome bc1 complex cytochrome b subunit: protein MSTATETQRKAPAGERVADWADGRLGIYGLAKANMRKIFPDHWSFMLGEICLYSFIIIILTGVYLTLFFHPSMNEVVYHGSYEPMQGIRMSEAYASTLDISFDVRGGLLVRQIHHWAAVIFLAGMFVHMFRVFFTGAYRKPREINWLFGFLLFVLGMFTGFTGYSLPDDLLSGTGVRFTQGAILSMPIVGTYISMFLFGGEFPGGDIIARFYSIHILLLPGIMLGLVVGHLILVFFHKHTQFAGPGRTNKNVVGMPLLPVYMAKAGGFFFLVFGFIAIIAAIATINPIWALGPYRPDQVSTGAQPDWYMGFAEGFVRVMPGWEINLWGHTLVLGVLIPLVLFGVILAALALYPFIESWITGDKREHHILDRPRNAPTRTGLGVAWVTIYFVMLIGGGNDIWATHFNLSLNAISWFVRIAFFVGPVVAFVVTRRICLGLQRRDKEKVLHGRESGTIKRLPHGEFVEIHEPLSPGQLHTLTAHEQYKPLEIGPTVDENGVERKPSAVQKLRVRLSKSYYGEDNQIAKPTVEEYKEITEGHGHH, encoded by the coding sequence ATGAGTACTGCGACGGAAACACAGCGCAAGGCGCCCGCCGGTGAGCGGGTGGCCGACTGGGCGGACGGCCGACTGGGCATCTACGGCCTGGCCAAGGCCAACATGCGCAAGATCTTCCCGGACCATTGGTCCTTCATGCTCGGTGAGATCTGCCTCTACAGCTTCATCATCATCATCCTCACGGGTGTGTACCTGACGCTGTTCTTCCACCCGAGCATGAACGAGGTCGTGTACCACGGCTCGTACGAGCCGATGCAGGGCATCCGGATGTCCGAGGCCTACGCCTCGACGCTGGACATCAGCTTCGACGTCCGCGGTGGTCTGCTCGTCCGGCAGATCCACCACTGGGCAGCGGTGATCTTCCTCGCCGGCATGTTCGTGCACATGTTCCGGGTGTTCTTCACCGGGGCGTACCGCAAGCCGCGTGAGATCAACTGGCTGTTCGGCTTCCTGCTGTTCGTCCTGGGCATGTTCACCGGGTTCACCGGCTACTCGCTCCCGGACGACCTGCTCTCCGGAACCGGCGTGCGCTTCACGCAGGGCGCCATCCTGTCGATGCCGATCGTGGGCACCTACATCTCGATGTTCCTGTTCGGCGGGGAGTTCCCCGGCGGCGACATCATCGCGAGGTTCTACTCGATCCACATCCTGCTGCTGCCGGGCATCATGCTCGGGCTCGTGGTCGGCCACCTCATCCTGGTCTTCTTCCACAAGCACACGCAGTTCGCCGGGCCTGGCAGGACGAACAAGAACGTCGTCGGCATGCCGCTGCTGCCGGTGTACATGGCCAAGGCCGGGGGCTTCTTCTTCCTGGTCTTCGGCTTCATCGCGATCATCGCGGCGATCGCCACGATCAACCCGATCTGGGCGCTCGGCCCCTACCGGCCCGACCAGGTGTCCACGGGCGCCCAGCCGGACTGGTACATGGGATTCGCCGAAGGCTTCGTCCGTGTGATGCCGGGCTGGGAGATCAACCTCTGGGGCCACACGCTGGTCCTGGGCGTGCTGATCCCGCTGGTCCTGTTCGGTGTGATCCTCGCGGCCCTGGCGCTCTACCCCTTCATCGAGTCGTGGATCACCGGGGACAAGCGCGAGCACCACATCCTGGACCGCCCGCGCAACGCTCCGACGCGCACCGGTCTCGGTGTCGCCTGGGTGACGATCTACTTCGTCATGCTGATCGGCGGCGGCAACGACATCTGGGCGACCCACTTCAACCTGTCGCTCAACGCGATCAGCTGGTTCGTGCGGATCGCCTTCTTCGTCGGCCCGGTCGTGGCGTTCGTCGTCACGCGCCGGATCTGCCTCGGCCTCCAGCGCCGCGACAAGGAGAAGGTGCTGCACGGGCGCGAGTCCGGCACCATCAAGCGCCTTCCGCACGGTGAGTTCGTGGAGATCCACGAGCCGCTCAGCCCGGGGCAGCTGCACACGCTCACGGCGCACGAGCAGTACAAGCCGCTCGAGATCGGCCCCACGGTCGACGAGAACGGTGTCGAGCGCAAGCCGTCGGCGGTCCAGAAGCTGCGGGTCCGGCTCAGCAAGAGCTACTACGGCGAGGACAACCAGATCGCCAAGCCCACCGTCGAGGAGTACAAGGAGATCACCGAGGGCCACGGCCACCACTGA
- the ctaE gene encoding aa3-type cytochrome oxidase subunit III, with protein MSVVATATTVETGHAHPSVNRPNLTSVGTIIWLSSELMFFAALFAMYFTLRSVMGPEHWKEMAHHLNFPFSATNTTILVLSSLTCQLGVFAAERGDVKKLRTWFIITFVMGAIFIGGQVLEYTELVKEAGLSLSSDPYGSVFYLTTGFHGLHVTGGLIAFLLVLGRTYAASRFTHEQATAAIVVSYYWHFVDVVWIGLFATIYMIK; from the coding sequence ATGTCGGTCGTGGCGACAGCAACGACAGTAGAAACCGGGCACGCGCACCCGTCGGTCAATCGGCCGAACCTCACCAGCGTCGGAACCATCATCTGGTTGAGTTCCGAGCTGATGTTCTTCGCGGCCCTCTTCGCGATGTACTTCACCCTGCGATCGGTGATGGGACCCGAACACTGGAAGGAGATGGCGCACCATCTGAACTTCCCGTTCTCGGCGACGAACACCACGATCCTGGTGCTTTCCTCACTCACCTGCCAGCTCGGCGTATTCGCCGCGGAGCGGGGCGATGTGAAGAAGCTCCGCACCTGGTTCATCATCACGTTCGTGATGGGTGCGATCTTCATCGGAGGCCAGGTCCTCGAGTACACCGAGCTGGTCAAGGAGGCGGGTCTCTCCCTGTCCTCCGACCCGTACGGTTCGGTGTTCTACCTGACGACCGGCTTCCACGGTCTGCATGTGACAGGCGGCCTCATCGCCTTCCTGCTCGTTCTGGGCAGGACATACGCGGCCTCGAGATTCACCCACGAGCAGGCCACCGCGGCCATCGTCGTGTCCTACTACTGGCACTTCGTCGATGTCGTCTGGATCGGCCTGTTCGCCACGATCTACATGATCAAGTAG
- the qcrC gene encoding cytochrome bc1 complex diheme cytochrome c subunit, producing MKKLSARRRHPLAAVVVLLLALAATGGLYAAFAPAGKAQADETAQSLAIDEGKKLYSVGCASCHGSGGQGTTDGPSLVGVGSAAVDFQVGTGRMPAQQPGAQVPKKKVIYNQAEIDQLAAYVSSLGAGPITPTKSQVDPSGADVAKGGDLFRTNCAQCHNFTGEGGALTKGKYAPSLEGVSPKHIYEAMQTGPQSMPSFPDSTMPEQEKKDIIAYIKTVNGDDSETPGGLSLGGLGPVSEGLFGWIFGLGGLVAIAVWVAAHTAKAKKS from the coding sequence GTGAAAAAGCTCTCCGCACGACGACGCCATCCGCTGGCGGCGGTCGTCGTACTACTCCTCGCGCTGGCGGCTACCGGGGGGCTGTACGCCGCGTTCGCGCCTGCGGGTAAGGCGCAGGCCGACGAAACCGCCCAGTCCCTCGCTATCGACGAGGGTAAGAAGCTCTACTCCGTGGGTTGTGCAAGCTGCCACGGATCCGGCGGTCAGGGGACCACCGACGGGCCGTCCCTCGTGGGGGTGGGTTCCGCCGCCGTCGACTTCCAGGTCGGTACGGGGCGTATGCCGGCTCAGCAGCCGGGTGCCCAGGTCCCGAAGAAGAAGGTCATCTACAACCAGGCCGAGATCGATCAGCTCGCGGCGTACGTGTCGTCGCTGGGTGCCGGTCCGATCACGCCCACGAAGAGTCAGGTCGATCCTTCGGGTGCTGACGTGGCCAAGGGTGGTGACCTGTTCCGCACGAACTGTGCGCAGTGCCACAACTTCACGGGTGAGGGTGGTGCCCTGACGAAGGGCAAGTACGCCCCGAGCCTTGAGGGTGTGAGCCCGAAGCACATCTACGAGGCCATGCAGACCGGCCCGCAGAGCATGCCCTCCTTCCCGGACAGCACGATGCCGGAGCAGGAGAAGAAAGACATCATCGCGTACATCAAGACCGTCAACGGTGACGATTCCGAGACCCCCGGCGGGCTCTCGCTCGGTGGCCTGGGCCCCGTCAGTGAAGGTCTCTTCGGCTGGATCTTCGGCCTGGGCGGCCTGGTCGCCATCGCCGTCTGGGTCGCGGCCCACACCGCTAAGGCCAAGAAGTCATGA
- the trpD gene encoding anthranilate phosphoribosyltransferase, protein MNVVTPDGGDSVAAPTWPGVLTPLLRGEDLSEDDTAWAMDRIMSGEASDVQIAGFAVALRAKGETVGEVTGLVRAMYEHAHTIHVPGRTVDIVGTGGDMAKTVNISTMSAIVVAGTGAKVVKHGNRASSSASGASDVLEKLGVNLDLTPQRVVAVAEEAGITFCFAVKFHPALRYAARARKELGTQTTFNILGPLTNPARVRSQAIGVADVRMAPIVAGVLAARGNSALVFRGDDGLDELTTTATSRVWIVRDGAVREEAFDPRDVGLDLVPVEALRGADASYNADVARRLLDGESGPVRDAVLLNSAAALVALDPAEGTLNEQLAAGIARAAESIDSGAAKRALERWVAASNA, encoded by the coding sequence ATGAACGTTGTGACCCCGGACGGCGGCGACAGCGTGGCGGCCCCTACCTGGCCCGGCGTGCTGACCCCCCTCCTGCGCGGTGAGGACCTGAGCGAGGACGACACGGCCTGGGCCATGGACCGCATCATGAGCGGCGAGGCCTCCGACGTGCAGATCGCCGGCTTCGCGGTCGCGCTGCGCGCCAAGGGGGAGACCGTCGGCGAGGTCACCGGACTCGTCCGCGCCATGTACGAGCACGCCCACACCATCCACGTGCCCGGCCGCACGGTCGACATCGTGGGGACCGGTGGCGACATGGCCAAGACGGTCAACATCTCCACCATGTCCGCGATCGTCGTCGCGGGGACGGGCGCCAAGGTCGTCAAGCACGGCAACCGGGCCTCCTCCTCGGCGAGCGGGGCCTCGGACGTCCTGGAGAAGCTCGGCGTCAACCTCGACCTGACGCCTCAGCGCGTCGTCGCGGTGGCCGAGGAGGCGGGCATCACCTTCTGCTTCGCCGTGAAGTTCCACCCGGCCCTGCGGTACGCCGCGAGGGCCCGCAAGGAGCTCGGCACGCAGACCACCTTCAACATCCTCGGCCCGCTCACCAACCCGGCCCGGGTGCGCTCCCAGGCCATCGGGGTCGCCGACGTGAGGATGGCGCCCATCGTGGCGGGTGTGCTGGCGGCCCGGGGGAATTCGGCGCTGGTCTTCCGGGGCGACGACGGTCTGGACGAGCTGACCACCACGGCGACCTCGCGGGTCTGGATCGTCCGTGACGGTGCCGTCCGCGAGGAGGCCTTCGACCCGCGTGACGTCGGCCTGGACCTGGTCCCCGTCGAGGCCCTGCGCGGCGCGGACGCCTCGTACAACGCGGACGTGGCCCGTCGGCTGCTCGACGGGGAGAGCGGCCCCGTACGCGACGCGGTGCTGCTCAACTCCGCCGCCGCGCTGGTCGCCCTGGACCCGGCGGAGGGCACGCTGAACGAGCAGCTCGCGGCCGGGATCGCGCGGGCCGCGGAGTCGATCGACTCGGGCGCGGCCAAGCGCGCGCTGGAGCGCTGGGTGGCGGCCAGCAACGCCTGA
- a CDS encoding Lrp/AsnC family transcriptional regulator — protein sequence MITAIVLIKTSVDRIPEIAEAIAALDSVSEVFSVTGTYDLIAMVRVARHDDLADVIPGRISKIQGVEATDTHVAFRTYSQHDLEAAFAIGLDA from the coding sequence GTGATCACCGCGATCGTGCTCATCAAGACCAGCGTGGACCGGATTCCCGAGATCGCCGAGGCCATCGCCGCGCTGGACAGCGTCAGCGAGGTCTTCTCGGTCACCGGTACGTACGACCTGATCGCCATGGTCCGGGTGGCCCGGCACGACGATCTGGCCGATGTCATCCCGGGCCGGATCAGCAAGATCCAGGGCGTGGAGGCGACGGACACCCACGTGGCGTTCCGCACCTACTCGCAGCACGACCTCGAGGCGGCCTTCGCCATCGGCCTCGACGCCTAG
- the qcrA gene encoding cytochrome bc1 complex Rieske iron-sulfur subunit — MSSQQIPEENLPVEQGAAHGAVEVANDPFADPGLPAHRPRVQDIDERAANRSERAVAFMFTLSMLATVGFIACYVIFPVDKIVYIWPFGHVSALNFSLGLTLGLALFFIGAGAVHWARTLMSDVEVADDRHAIEAEPEVKAKVMADFAAGAAESAIGRRKLIRNTMFGALALVPLSGVVLLRDLGPLPEKKLRSTLWAKGKQLVNMNTMEPLRPEDVVVGSLTFAMPEGLEEDAHDFQTQIAKAALMIIRIEPDNIKDKREREWAHEGIVAFSKICTHVGCPISLYEQQTHHVLCPCHQSTFDLSDGARVIFGPAGHPLPQLRIGVNSEGNLEALGDFEEPVGPAFWERG; from the coding sequence ATGAGTAGCCAACAGATTCCAGAAGAGAACCTGCCGGTTGAGCAGGGGGCCGCGCACGGCGCGGTCGAGGTCGCGAACGATCCGTTCGCGGACCCGGGGCTGCCGGCCCACCGGCCGCGCGTCCAGGACATCGACGAACGGGCCGCGAACCGCTCCGAGCGGGCTGTCGCGTTCATGTTCACGCTGTCGATGCTGGCGACGGTCGGTTTCATCGCCTGTTACGTGATCTTCCCGGTCGACAAGATCGTCTACATCTGGCCGTTCGGTCATGTGAGCGCGCTGAACTTCTCCCTGGGTCTGACCCTGGGGCTGGCGCTGTTCTTCATCGGCGCGGGTGCCGTGCACTGGGCGCGGACCCTGATGTCGGATGTGGAGGTCGCCGACGACCGGCACGCGATCGAGGCGGAGCCCGAGGTCAAGGCCAAGGTGATGGCCGACTTCGCGGCGGGTGCCGCGGAGTCCGCGATCGGGCGGCGCAAGCTGATCCGCAACACGATGTTCGGTGCGCTGGCCCTGGTGCCGCTCTCCGGTGTGGTGCTGCTGCGTGACCTGGGTCCGCTGCCGGAGAAGAAGCTCCGCTCGACCCTGTGGGCCAAGGGCAAGCAGCTGGTGAACATGAACACCATGGAGCCGCTGCGTCCCGAGGACGTCGTGGTCGGTTCGCTGACCTTCGCCATGCCCGAGGGGCTGGAGGAGGACGCGCACGACTTCCAGACGCAGATCGCCAAGGCCGCCCTGATGATCATCCGGATCGAGCCGGACAACATCAAGGACAAGCGCGAGCGTGAGTGGGCCCACGAGGGAATCGTGGCGTTCTCCAAGATCTGCACCCATGTCGGCTGCCCGATCAGCCTGTACGAGCAGCAGACGCATCACGTGCTCTGCCCGTGCCACCAGTCCACCTTCGACCTCTCCGACGGCGCCCGCGTCATCTTCGGTCCGGCCGGTCATCCCCTTCCGCAGCTGCGGATCGGTGTGAACAGCGAGGGCAACCTCGAGGCGCTCGGTGACTTCGAAGAGCCCGTCGGTCCTGCCTTCTGGGAGCGCGGATGA